Proteins from one Syntrophales bacterium genomic window:
- a CDS encoding 3-hydroxyacyl-CoA dehydrogenase NAD-binding domain-containing protein codes for MVQRIKKAAVIGSGIMGGGIAAILAGAGVEVLLLDIVPFDLKEDEKDDPKARNRIVNAGLENALKARPPLFFSKDDATRITTGNLEDDFDKLRDCDWIIEVVVENLKIKNELFKKIDAIRSGTTVVSSNTSGIPLKAMSEGTSAGFREHFLGTHFFNPVRYMHLLEIIPGEETKQEVLKLIAGFGETRLGKGIVWAKDTPNFIGNRIGVHGIGLCFNAMMEEGLTIPEVDALLGPAVGRPKTAIFRTSDLVGIDTLKHVADNTYALCTEDEEREVFKLPDFVKDMVEKGLLGNKTKAGFYKTELTPEWKKLRKVINPATGEYEEYGTVDFPSLAEAKKKESLPEKKKALLYGDDKGAKFAWRVLAGGLIYAANRIPEISDTIVEIDNAMKWGYNFEMGPFESWDAIGLEESVRKMDAEGMAVPGKVRAMLAGGVTRFYKVEGGKKYFYDFASESYKPIETSEKALNLENIKALDKVVLTTPSCSLIDIGDGVFCLEFHSKMNAINKDMIEFMAKATEYVDANGLGMVIGNQAGGMPGAFSAGGDLAYMLGLARDGNFDEINTFIATAHEGMKAMRYAAFPIVAAPFGLTLGGGCEVSLAADRIVAHTDLFMGLVEIGAGLVPGGCGMTNLWRRFVESKPETAKITDYAGFFVQAFMSVAQARVSNSAADARRNGFLRDCDRIVMNRDNLIGEAKKEVLKMVDDGYGPPLKKKIPVFGREAQGMIWAEMNNMKGGGYITPHMEFIAKKICFCMSGGDVPAGTQVSEEHLMTLEREAFIDLWKTENTQKMAENIMKTGKPLFL; via the coding sequence GAGAAGGACGATCCGAAAGCCAGAAACAGGATTGTGAACGCGGGACTCGAAAACGCCCTCAAGGCGAGACCGCCGCTGTTCTTCTCCAAAGATGACGCAACCCGGATTACAACAGGAAACCTGGAAGACGATTTCGACAAACTCAGGGACTGTGACTGGATCATCGAGGTCGTCGTGGAAAACCTCAAGATCAAGAACGAGCTTTTCAAGAAGATCGACGCCATTCGCTCCGGCACCACCGTTGTTTCTTCGAACACTTCGGGTATCCCCCTGAAGGCCATGTCGGAAGGAACAAGCGCGGGATTCAGGGAACACTTCCTGGGAACTCACTTTTTCAACCCTGTTCGCTATATGCACCTCCTGGAGATCATCCCCGGAGAAGAAACAAAACAGGAGGTCCTGAAGCTCATCGCCGGCTTCGGTGAAACGAGGCTGGGCAAGGGGATCGTCTGGGCCAAGGACACGCCGAACTTCATCGGGAACCGCATCGGTGTTCACGGGATCGGCTTGTGCTTTAACGCCATGATGGAAGAGGGTCTCACCATTCCTGAGGTGGACGCCCTCCTCGGACCGGCCGTGGGACGACCCAAAACGGCCATTTTCAGGACATCGGACCTGGTGGGCATCGACACCCTGAAACACGTGGCCGATAACACCTACGCCCTGTGTACCGAAGACGAGGAACGCGAAGTCTTCAAGCTTCCCGACTTCGTCAAGGATATGGTGGAAAAGGGCCTTCTGGGCAATAAGACCAAGGCGGGATTCTACAAGACCGAACTGACCCCGGAATGGAAGAAGCTTCGCAAGGTGATAAACCCGGCGACCGGTGAATACGAAGAATACGGCACCGTTGATTTCCCCTCGCTGGCGGAGGCAAAGAAAAAAGAGAGCCTTCCCGAAAAGAAAAAGGCCCTCCTCTACGGAGATGACAAGGGAGCGAAATTCGCCTGGCGGGTGCTGGCCGGCGGACTTATCTACGCCGCCAACCGTATTCCCGAAATATCGGACACCATCGTGGAAATCGATAATGCCATGAAGTGGGGCTACAATTTTGAAATGGGCCCCTTCGAGTCATGGGACGCCATCGGTCTGGAAGAATCGGTACGGAAAATGGACGCCGAAGGCATGGCCGTGCCCGGGAAGGTACGCGCAATGCTTGCCGGAGGCGTCACGCGATTCTACAAGGTGGAAGGCGGGAAGAAGTACTTCTACGACTTCGCGAGCGAGTCCTACAAACCGATAGAGACAAGCGAAAAGGCGCTTAATCTGGAGAACATCAAGGCCCTGGACAAGGTTGTTCTCACCACTCCCTCCTGCTCGCTCATCGACATCGGCGATGGCGTGTTCTGCCTCGAATTCCACTCCAAGATGAACGCCATAAACAAGGACATGATCGAGTTCATGGCGAAAGCGACCGAGTACGTCGACGCGAACGGGCTGGGCATGGTCATCGGAAACCAGGCCGGCGGCATGCCGGGAGCATTCTCCGCCGGCGGAGACCTGGCCTACATGCTCGGGCTGGCCCGGGACGGAAACTTCGACGAAATAAACACCTTCATCGCCACTGCCCATGAGGGCATGAAAGCCATGCGTTATGCCGCCTTCCCCATCGTGGCGGCCCCCTTCGGCCTGACTCTGGGCGGCGGTTGTGAGGTATCCCTGGCGGCCGACAGGATCGTGGCCCACACGGACCTCTTCATGGGACTGGTGGAAATCGGAGCCGGCCTGGTTCCGGGCGGGTGCGGCATGACCAACCTCTGGAGACGCTTCGTCGAGTCGAAGCCTGAAACGGCAAAGATAACCGACTACGCGGGGTTCTTCGTACAGGCCTTCATGTCCGTGGCCCAGGCGAGGGTATCGAACTCCGCCGCCGACGCCCGCAGGAACGGTTTCCTCCGCGATTGTGACAGGATCGTCATGAACAGGGACAATCTCATCGGCGAGGCCAAAAAAGAAGTTCTCAAGATGGTGGATGACGGCTACGGACCGCCGCTGAAAAAGAAAATCCCCGTCTTCGGCAGGGAGGCTCAGGGCATGATCTGGGCGGAAATGAACAACATGAAGGGCGGCGGCTACATTACCCCCCACATGGAATTCATCGCCAAGAAGATCTGCTTCTGCATGTCCGGCGGCGATGTGCCCGCGGGAACCCAGGTTTCAGAGGAACACCTGATGACTCTCGAAAGAGAGGCCTTCATTGACCTCTGGAAGACTGAAAACACGCAGAAAATGGCCGAAAATATAATGAAAACCGGCAAGCCCTTGTTCCTCTAG
- a CDS encoding thiolase family protein, translating into MREAYIVNSVRTPGCRRARGAFASTRPEDLLKTALNGLMDRTDGVEKKDIEDIMVGCAFPEAEQGLNIGRIIAQMTGFPDETCGATINRFCSSGLEAIALQAMRIMVGWCDVAIGGGLESMSIVPMGGNLPRPHPEWTKENPDVYISMGMTAENVANRYKVTREMQDEFAYHSQMKAAAAQKEGRFKEIIPTEAVRFVEKNGITVKETFVQDFDDGVRADTTIEGLAKLRPAFAALGSVTAGNASQTTDGAAATLLMSGDAVKKYGVKPIAKLKCYTVAGCRADEMGVGPAYAIPKLLSMTGMKIEDIDLFEVNEAFASQAIYSLQQLGLYENRKLWASDSDERIINVNGGAIALGHPLGCTGAKLCSQLMTEMQARGARYGIESMCIGGGMGAAALFELCD; encoded by the coding sequence ATGAGAGAAGCATATATTGTCAATTCCGTACGGACTCCCGGCTGCAGAAGGGCCAGAGGGGCCTTCGCGTCGACCCGGCCCGAGGATCTTCTGAAGACCGCGCTGAACGGACTTATGGACAGAACCGACGGCGTCGAGAAAAAGGACATCGAAGACATCATGGTCGGCTGCGCCTTCCCCGAGGCGGAGCAGGGACTCAACATCGGCCGGATTATCGCGCAGATGACGGGATTCCCCGATGAAACCTGCGGCGCGACCATCAACCGTTTCTGCTCCTCCGGCCTCGAGGCCATCGCCCTGCAGGCCATGCGAATCATGGTCGGGTGGTGCGACGTCGCCATAGGTGGAGGACTGGAATCCATGTCCATCGTACCCATGGGCGGAAACCTTCCCAGACCTCATCCCGAGTGGACGAAAGAGAACCCCGATGTTTACATCTCAATGGGCATGACCGCCGAAAACGTGGCAAACCGCTACAAAGTCACCCGGGAAATGCAGGATGAGTTCGCCTACCACTCCCAGATGAAAGCGGCGGCGGCCCAGAAGGAGGGCCGCTTCAAGGAAATCATACCCACCGAGGCGGTCAGGTTTGTAGAAAAGAACGGCATCACCGTCAAGGAGACCTTCGTCCAGGATTTCGATGACGGCGTCAGGGCCGACACGACGATCGAAGGCCTTGCCAAGCTCCGGCCCGCCTTCGCGGCCCTGGGTTCGGTCACGGCGGGCAACGCGTCTCAAACCACCGACGGCGCCGCGGCGACACTGCTGATGAGCGGCGACGCGGTCAAGAAGTACGGCGTCAAGCCCATCGCGAAACTCAAGTGCTACACCGTCGCGGGTTGCCGGGCCGACGAGATGGGCGTGGGACCCGCCTACGCGATCCCGAAACTTCTCTCCATGACGGGCATGAAGATTGAAGATATCGATCTCTTTGAAGTGAACGAGGCCTTCGCCTCCCAGGCCATCTACAGCCTTCAGCAACTGGGACTCTATGAGAACAGGAAACTCTGGGCTTCCGACAGTGATGAACGCATCATCAACGTCAACGGCGGCGCCATTGCCCTGGGCCACCCGCTGGGATGCACCGGAGCGAAGCTCTGTTCCCAACTGATGACGGAAATGCAGGCCAGGGGAGCCAGGTACGGTATCGAGTCCATGTGTATCGGCGGGGGAATGGGAGCGGCGGCCCTCTTCGAACTCTGCGACTAG